One Armatimonadota bacterium genomic window carries:
- the xrt gene encoding exosortase, with protein MEQAVTATNTENPTILDDIRDWLQARIDYLKGLDWNVIVRSANFWLAIGAIGGLFLMFWSLFRGTVQNWINNDYYSHGWIVPLLIAWQIKVRQEDWNKTPVTNGVWALAAFVPILLIQYIGFVGDFWAIQCLMFVSFVMTSIWLLFGFKRAKLLAMPICFALFALPIWGSFIDAYTNPLQMLSTDVAEMLLKLFGFHPLRLEGQTLQLNSYALTVAVPCSGLKLMVAVSCFTAHFTLIARKEWSFNVLMFMLVVPLCLFINGLRIALIGVVGELQGADAAHQFHDWSGYITLLICFMILFKFARWFGWKG; from the coding sequence TTGGAACAAGCCGTAACCGCCACTAATACCGAAAACCCAACGATATTGGACGATATTCGCGATTGGCTACAAGCGCGCATTGACTATCTGAAGGGTCTCGATTGGAACGTGATTGTTCGCTCAGCCAATTTTTGGTTGGCTATTGGTGCGATCGGCGGGCTCTTTCTCATGTTTTGGTCCCTGTTCCGGGGAACGGTTCAGAACTGGATCAACAACGACTACTACTCGCACGGCTGGATTGTCCCGCTTTTGATCGCTTGGCAGATCAAGGTTCGCCAGGAGGACTGGAACAAGACTCCGGTTACGAATGGAGTCTGGGCTTTGGCGGCGTTTGTGCCGATCCTGCTGATTCAGTACATTGGTTTCGTCGGCGACTTCTGGGCGATCCAATGTTTGATGTTCGTGTCGTTCGTCATGACGAGCATATGGCTCCTTTTCGGATTCAAAAGAGCCAAATTGCTGGCGATGCCGATTTGCTTTGCGCTGTTCGCGCTCCCGATTTGGGGTTCGTTCATTGACGCCTATACCAATCCTCTGCAAATGCTTTCGACCGATGTTGCAGAGATGTTGTTGAAGCTGTTCGGCTTCCATCCGCTCCGCCTAGAAGGGCAAACGCTTCAGCTCAACAGTTATGCGCTGACGGTGGCGGTGCCGTGTAGCGGCCTTAAGCTGATGGTTGCGGTGTCGTGTTTTACAGCCCACTTTACGCTGATTGCGCGCAAAGAGTGGAGTTTCAACGTACTGATGTTTATGCTCGTCGTTCCGCTCTGCCTGTTCATCAACGGGCTCCGAATCGCCTTGATCGGCGTGGTCGGAGAGCTTCAGGGCGCGGATGCGGCACACCAATTTCATGATTGGAGCGGATATATCACTCTGCTGATCTGCTTCATGATCCTCTTCAAATTTGCAAGGTGGTTCGGATGGAAAGGCTAA
- a CDS encoding glucose-1-phosphate thymidylyltransferase, with product MKALILAGGKGTRLRPITYSLAKQLVPVANKPVIEYGIDAIVAAGIKEIGIVVIEPNSPIEESCGDGSRWGAKFTYIVQPDPLGLAHAVATAKPFLGDDDFIMYLGDNLIKSSLGDLISEFQEHRPAATVLLTPVPNPTQFGVAEMENDKVVRLEEKPKQPRSNLALVGIYLFDRVIHDIIAALQPSARGEYEITEAIQGLIDRNMTVRSHIVTGWWKDTGTVEAMLEANRLILEDIEPTQLGTVTNSQIDGRVSIGKGAVIENSSVRGPAIIGEGCVITNSYIGPFSAIDRNTKVTSSEIEHSIVLQDCEIEGVSRLDGCLIGRGAKVTKALQKPASMRLVLGDSSEVRLP from the coding sequence ATGAAAGCTCTCATTCTCGCCGGCGGAAAAGGGACGCGGCTTCGCCCCATCACCTACAGTCTGGCCAAACAGCTTGTTCCCGTGGCCAATAAACCGGTCATCGAATACGGCATCGACGCCATCGTCGCCGCCGGAATCAAGGAAATCGGTATCGTCGTCATCGAGCCTAACAGCCCGATCGAAGAGTCGTGCGGCGACGGCTCTCGCTGGGGCGCAAAGTTCACCTACATTGTCCAACCCGACCCGCTCGGCCTCGCCCACGCCGTCGCCACCGCCAAGCCTTTCCTCGGTGACGATGACTTCATCATGTACCTGGGCGACAATCTCATCAAGTCGTCCCTCGGTGACCTGATCTCCGAATTCCAAGAGCATCGCCCCGCCGCCACCGTCCTCCTCACTCCGGTCCCGAACCCAACCCAATTTGGCGTGGCCGAGATGGAAAACGACAAAGTCGTCCGCCTCGAAGAAAAGCCCAAACAGCCGCGATCCAACCTCGCCCTTGTCGGCATCTACCTCTTCGATCGCGTCATCCACGACATCATCGCCGCGCTCCAGCCCAGCGCCCGTGGCGAATACGAGATAACCGAAGCCATCCAAGGTCTGATCGACCGCAACATGACCGTCCGGTCGCATATCGTCACCGGTTGGTGGAAGGACACCGGCACCGTCGAGGCCATGCTGGAGGCCAACCGCCTCATCCTCGAGGACATCGAACCCACCCAACTCGGCACCGTCACCAATTCTCAAATCGATGGCCGAGTCAGCATCGGCAAAGGTGCCGTCATCGAGAATTCGTCCGTGCGCGGCCCGGCCATCATCGGAGAGGGCTGCGTCATCACCAACAGCTACATCGGGCCATTTTCCGCCATCGACCGCAACACAAAAGTCACCAGTTCGGAGATCGAGCACAGCATCGTCCTCCAAGACTGCGAAATCGAAGGCGTCTCCCGCCTCGACGGCTGCCTCATCGGAAGGGGCGCAAAGGTGACCAAGGCGCTCCAGAAACCCGCCAGTATGCGGCTCGTGCTCGGAGACTCGAGCGAAGTCCGACTACCATAA
- the rfbB gene encoding dTDP-glucose 4,6-dehydratase: MLDLSKAVVMVCGGAGFIGSHFARLILKNHPGAKVVIFDALTYAGNLSTIQDILGDRATFVHGKIQDMAAVDAAIKANGITHIVNFAAESHNDRSILDPGSFIHTDVFGVFVLCEATKKFGLEKYVQVSTDEVYGSINEGRFTEESPIMPNTPYSSSKAGGDLQARAHHITFGTPVCVTRGGNNYGPYQYPEKLISFFAVRLILGKKVPLYGDGTQVREWIHVQDHCRGIEAVLLKGEPGGVYNVGDENERQNKEIVRILLEETGQGEELVKRIEDPRKGAHDKRYSMTSNRTRALGWQPEMDFETEVRNTVRWYRDNKDWWEPIVAMPDYQSFVKSFYGRYLGDDL; encoded by the coding sequence ATGCTCGATCTCTCCAAAGCGGTTGTAATGGTCTGTGGCGGCGCAGGCTTTATCGGCTCACACTTCGCGCGCCTGATCCTCAAAAATCACCCTGGCGCAAAGGTGGTCATCTTCGACGCCCTCACCTACGCCGGCAACCTGTCGACGATTCAAGACATCCTTGGCGACCGAGCGACTTTCGTTCATGGAAAGATTCAGGATATGGCCGCCGTCGATGCCGCCATCAAAGCCAACGGCATCACCCATATAGTCAACTTTGCCGCCGAATCTCATAACGATCGTTCCATTCTCGACCCCGGTTCCTTCATCCACACCGATGTCTTTGGCGTCTTTGTCCTGTGCGAGGCGACCAAGAAGTTCGGCCTCGAAAAGTATGTCCAGGTCAGCACCGACGAAGTCTACGGCTCCATCAATGAAGGCCGATTCACTGAGGAGTCGCCGATCATGCCCAACACGCCGTATTCCTCCAGCAAGGCCGGCGGCGACCTCCAGGCCCGCGCCCACCACATCACCTTTGGCACCCCCGTTTGCGTCACCCGTGGCGGAAACAACTATGGCCCCTACCAATATCCTGAAAAGCTGATTTCCTTCTTCGCCGTCCGGCTGATCCTCGGCAAAAAGGTTCCCCTTTATGGAGACGGAACCCAAGTCCGTGAGTGGATTCATGTCCAAGATCACTGCCGTGGAATCGAAGCCGTTCTCCTCAAAGGCGAACCCGGCGGCGTCTACAACGTCGGCGACGAAAACGAACGCCAAAACAAAGAGATCGTTCGCATCCTCCTCGAAGAAACCGGACAGGGCGAAGAACTGGTCAAGCGCATCGAAGACCCCCGCAAAGGTGCCCACGACAAGCGCTACTCGATGACCTCCAACCGAACCCGAGCCCTAGGCTGGCAACCGGAAATGGACTTCGAAACTGAGGTCCGCAACACCGTTCGTTGGTACCGCGACAACAAGGATTGGTGGGAGCCCATCGTCGCCATGCCCGACTACCAGTCGTTCGTTAAAAGCTTCTATGGTCGCTACTTAGGAGATGATCTATGA